A stretch of Caballeronia sp. NK8 DNA encodes these proteins:
- the frc gene encoding formyl-CoA transferase, translated as MSDKPLKGIKIIDFTHVQAGPACTQMLAWFGADVIKVERPGSGDVTRNQLRDIPDADALYFTMLNSNKRSLTLDTKTEEGKEVLTKLIRESDVLVENFGPGALDRMGFSWENIHELNKKLIVASVKGFSDGHHYDDLKVYENVAQCAGGAASTTGFWDGPPTISAAALGDSNTGMHLAIGILTAIIGRQQTGKGQKVAVSMQDSVLNLCRVKLRDQQRLDRVGYLEEYPQYPHGTFSDVVPRGGNAGGGGQPGWVLKCKGWETDPNAYIYFTIQGHAWAPICRAIGKPEWIQDPNYMTAEARQPHIFDIFNTIETWLADKTKFEAVDILRKFDIPCAPVLTMKELANDESLRASGSIVEVDHKVRGKYLTVGSPIKFSDLKPEITGSPLLGEHTEEVLLELGYSAEQVARMQEIRAV; from the coding sequence GTGAGCGACAAACCACTCAAAGGCATCAAGATCATCGACTTCACGCACGTGCAAGCCGGTCCCGCATGCACCCAGATGCTGGCCTGGTTCGGTGCGGATGTGATCAAGGTCGAACGTCCCGGGTCGGGCGACGTCACGCGCAACCAGTTGCGCGACATTCCGGACGCCGACGCGCTGTATTTCACGATGCTCAACAGCAACAAGCGCTCGTTGACGCTCGATACGAAAACGGAAGAAGGCAAGGAAGTGCTCACCAAGCTGATCCGCGAATCGGACGTGCTGGTCGAGAACTTCGGTCCGGGCGCGCTGGACCGCATGGGCTTCTCGTGGGAAAACATCCACGAACTGAACAAGAAGCTGATCGTGGCATCCGTCAAGGGCTTCAGCGACGGTCACCATTACGACGATCTGAAGGTCTATGAAAACGTCGCGCAATGCGCGGGCGGCGCGGCATCGACGACGGGCTTCTGGGACGGCCCGCCGACCATCAGCGCAGCCGCGCTCGGCGACAGCAACACCGGCATGCACCTGGCGATCGGCATTCTCACGGCGATCATCGGCCGTCAGCAAACGGGCAAGGGGCAGAAAGTCGCCGTGTCGATGCAGGACAGCGTGCTGAATCTGTGCCGCGTGAAGCTGCGCGACCAGCAGCGTCTGGATCGCGTGGGCTACCTGGAAGAGTATCCGCAATATCCGCACGGCACGTTCAGCGACGTGGTGCCGCGCGGCGGCAACGCGGGCGGCGGCGGACAGCCGGGCTGGGTGCTCAAGTGCAAGGGCTGGGAAACCGACCCGAACGCGTACATCTACTTCACGATTCAGGGTCACGCGTGGGCGCCGATCTGCCGCGCGATCGGCAAGCCGGAATGGATTCAGGACCCGAACTACATGACGGCCGAAGCGCGCCAGCCGCATATCTTCGATATCTTCAATACGATCGAAACGTGGCTCGCCGACAAGACCAAGTTCGAAGCCGTCGATATCCTGCGCAAGTTCGATATTCCGTGCGCGCCGGTGCTGACGATGAAAGAACTCGCGAACGATGAATCGCTGCGCGCGAGCGGCTCGATCGTCGAAGTCGATCACAAGGTGCGCGGCAAGTACCTCACGGTCGGCAGCCCGATCAAGTTCTCGGACCTGAAGCCGGAAATCACGGGCTCGCCGCTCTTGGGCGAGCACACCGAGGAAGTCTTGCTCGAGCTTGGCTACAGCGCGGAGCAAGTTGCGCGCATGCAGGAAATCCGGGCCGTCTGA
- the oxc gene encoding oxalyl-CoA decarboxylase — MADVLEESAQAVAEEQVQQTTDGFHLVIDALKLNDIDTIFGLVGIPITDLARLAQAEGMRFIGFRHEQHAGNAAAIAGYMTQKPGICLTVSAPGFLNGLTALANATTNCFPMILISGSSEREIVDLQQGDYEEMDQLNAAKPYAKAAYRVLHAEDIGIGVARAIRAAVSGRPGGVYLDLPAKLLAQTMDALKGQQSLIKVVDAAPRQLPSPDSVKRALDVIKSAKRPLILLGKGAAYAQADAQIRELVEKSGIPYLPMSMAKGLLPDTHAQSASAARSFVLQEADCVVLIGARLNWLLAHGKGKTWGAAPKQFVQIDISPTEIDSNVAIAAPVIGDIGSCVSALVAGIDAGFPKPSGEWTGAINERKNKNLEKMAATLAKNPSPMNFHSALRAIRDVLKTRPDINVVNEGANTLDYARSIIDMYEPRKRFDSGTWGIMGIGMGFAIGAAVTSGKQVVAIEGDSAFGFSGMELETICRYDLPVCTIVFNNNGVYRGTDVNPTGGKDVAPTVFVKNARYDKMIEAFGGIGFHATTPEELTHALEEAIKSGKPTLINAVIDETAGTESGRLTNLNPQTAAMKK, encoded by the coding sequence ATGGCAGACGTACTCGAGGAAAGCGCGCAGGCAGTCGCTGAAGAACAAGTGCAGCAGACGACTGACGGTTTCCACCTGGTCATCGATGCGCTGAAGCTCAACGACATCGACACGATCTTCGGCCTCGTCGGCATTCCGATCACCGACCTGGCGCGCCTCGCGCAGGCGGAAGGCATGCGCTTCATCGGCTTTCGTCATGAGCAGCATGCGGGCAATGCGGCCGCGATCGCCGGCTACATGACCCAGAAGCCGGGCATCTGCCTGACCGTGTCGGCGCCGGGCTTCCTGAACGGCCTGACCGCGCTGGCCAACGCGACGACCAATTGCTTCCCGATGATCCTGATCAGCGGCTCCAGCGAGCGCGAGATCGTCGATCTGCAGCAGGGCGACTACGAGGAGATGGACCAGCTGAACGCGGCCAAGCCGTATGCGAAGGCGGCCTATCGCGTGCTGCATGCGGAAGACATCGGCATCGGCGTGGCGCGGGCGATCCGCGCAGCCGTGTCGGGCCGTCCGGGCGGCGTGTATCTCGATCTGCCCGCCAAGCTGCTCGCACAGACGATGGACGCGCTCAAGGGCCAGCAATCGCTCATCAAGGTGGTCGATGCCGCGCCGCGTCAGCTGCCGTCGCCGGATTCGGTGAAGCGCGCACTCGACGTGATCAAGAGCGCGAAGCGTCCGCTGATCCTGCTCGGCAAGGGCGCGGCCTACGCGCAGGCCGATGCGCAGATTCGCGAACTGGTCGAGAAGAGCGGCATTCCGTATCTGCCGATGTCGATGGCCAAGGGCCTGCTGCCCGACACGCATGCGCAATCGGCGTCGGCGGCGCGTTCGTTCGTGCTGCAGGAAGCGGACTGCGTCGTGCTGATCGGCGCGCGTCTGAACTGGCTGCTGGCGCACGGCAAGGGCAAGACCTGGGGCGCGGCGCCCAAGCAGTTCGTGCAGATCGACATCTCGCCGACCGAGATCGACAGCAACGTCGCGATCGCGGCGCCGGTAATCGGCGACATCGGTTCGTGCGTGTCGGCGCTCGTCGCGGGCATCGATGCGGGTTTCCCGAAGCCGTCGGGCGAATGGACGGGCGCGATCAACGAGCGCAAGAACAAGAACCTCGAAAAGATGGCGGCCACGCTCGCGAAGAATCCGTCGCCGATGAATTTCCACAGCGCGCTGCGCGCCATTCGCGACGTGCTGAAGACGCGCCCGGACATCAACGTCGTCAACGAAGGTGCGAACACGCTCGACTATGCGCGCAGCATCATCGACATGTACGAGCCGCGCAAGCGCTTCGATTCCGGCACGTGGGGAATCATGGGCATCGGCATGGGCTTCGCGATCGGCGCGGCGGTGACGAGCGGCAAGCAGGTCGTCGCGATCGAAGGCGACAGCGCGTTCGGCTTCAGCGGCATGGAACTCGAAACCATCTGCCGATACGACTTGCCGGTCTGCACCATCGTCTTCAACAACAACGGCGTGTATCGCGGCACCGATGTGAATCCGACCGGCGGCAAGGACGTCGCGCCGACCGTGTTCGTGAAGAACGCGCGCTACGACAAGATGATCGAGGCATTCGGCGGCATCGGTTTCCACGCGACGACGCCCGAAGAGCTCACACATGCACTCGAAGAAGCGATCAAGTCGGGCAAGCCGACGCTGATCAACGCAGTGATCGATGAAACGGCCGGCACGGAGAGCGGTCGCCTGACGAATCTGAACCCGCAAACCGCGGCGATGAAAAAGTAA
- the oxlT gene encoding oxalate/formate MFS antiporter — MASADTAMTGYSNGLRHNRWVQLTIGIVCMGLVANFQYAWTLFVMPMDAKHHWGQAAIQTAFTIFIVTETWLVPVEGWLVDKFGPRPVVMGGAICAGIGWIIDAHATTLMHLYIAAVVAGIGAGCVYGTCVGTALKWFPDKRGLAAGLTAAGFGAGAAVTVIPISNMIQSTGYESAFMFFGSLQGAVIFVLALLLVRPKPPANLVPAKRIVSTKIDYTTGQMVRAPIFWVLYAMFVAVAAGGVIATAQFGPIAKEYGFASMPVSLFGATLPLLAMTLSIDNLCNGFTRPLCGFISDKIGRENTMFIIFLGEGVALLGLMQFGQNPYMFMVFAALTFLCWGEIFSIFPATCADTFGSKYAAANAGTLYTAKGTASMMVPIASVLASLGSWNTVFIATAITSIAAGICAKFVLAPMRRRWIENTITQTASPPLGMSFPSDWTEAPSKSSAR; from the coding sequence ATGGCAAGCGCAGACACGGCGATGACCGGGTATTCGAACGGACTTCGTCATAACAGGTGGGTGCAGTTGACGATCGGCATCGTCTGCATGGGGCTCGTGGCCAACTTCCAGTACGCGTGGACGTTGTTCGTGATGCCGATGGACGCGAAGCACCATTGGGGGCAGGCGGCGATTCAGACCGCGTTCACGATCTTCATCGTCACGGAGACGTGGCTCGTGCCCGTCGAGGGCTGGCTCGTCGACAAGTTCGGGCCGCGACCCGTGGTAATGGGCGGCGCGATCTGCGCGGGGATCGGCTGGATCATCGACGCGCATGCCACCACGCTCATGCATCTGTACATCGCCGCCGTGGTCGCGGGTATCGGTGCGGGTTGCGTGTACGGCACGTGCGTCGGCACCGCGCTGAAGTGGTTTCCGGACAAGCGCGGCCTCGCGGCCGGTCTGACGGCGGCAGGCTTCGGCGCGGGCGCGGCCGTGACCGTGATCCCGATCTCCAACATGATCCAGAGCACCGGCTACGAAAGCGCGTTCATGTTCTTCGGCAGCCTGCAAGGCGCGGTGATCTTCGTGCTGGCGCTGTTGCTCGTGCGGCCGAAGCCGCCTGCGAACCTGGTGCCGGCCAAACGCATCGTGTCGACCAAGATCGACTACACGACTGGGCAGATGGTGCGCGCGCCCATCTTCTGGGTGCTGTATGCGATGTTCGTCGCGGTGGCGGCGGGCGGCGTGATCGCCACCGCGCAGTTCGGGCCGATCGCCAAGGAATACGGCTTCGCCAGCATGCCGGTGAGCCTGTTCGGCGCGACCTTGCCGCTGCTCGCGATGACGCTGTCCATCGACAACCTGTGCAACGGCTTCACGCGACCGCTATGCGGCTTCATCTCGGACAAGATCGGCCGGGAAAACACCATGTTCATCATCTTTCTGGGCGAGGGCGTCGCGCTGCTCGGGCTGATGCAGTTCGGCCAGAACCCCTACATGTTCATGGTGTTCGCGGCGCTGACGTTCCTGTGCTGGGGCGAGATCTTTTCGATCTTCCCGGCGACCTGCGCCGACACCTTCGGCAGCAAGTACGCCGCCGCCAACGCGGGCACCTTGTACACGGCCAAGGGAACGGCCTCGATGATGGTGCCGATTGCGTCCGTGCTGGCGTCGCTCGGCTCGTGGAACACGGTGTTCATCGCGACCGCGATCACTTCGATAGCGGCGGGCATATGCGCCAAGTTCGTACTCGCGCCCATGCGCCGCCGCTGGATAGAAAACACGATCACGCAGACCGCTTCGCCGCCGCTCGGCATGTCCTTCCCGTCTGACTGGACCGAAGCGCCGAGCAAATCGTCGGCACGATGA
- a CDS encoding alcohol dehydrogenase catalytic domain-containing protein → MKALVYTQPHEMQLLDRPEPVAQAGEVVLKIDAVGICGSDMHAYHGHDPRRKPGLVLGHEFAGTIAQSRDAKWREGTRVTGNPLITCGTCEFCVQGRDNLCANRTMVGMTRPGAFADYMSIPAASLVEIPGDMPAHIAAATEPAATALHAVNLTMRALLRPLPECRALVIGGGAIGLFCALLLRAYGCRDVTVAETHAARRASCEREAGCKTLDPLAQEAPENHFDFVIDAVGAKVTRASALAAVKPGGVIMHIGLQDWASEIDMRKLTLAEITLLGTYTYTMADLRASVAALHEGAFGSLAWLEQRSLAQGPQAFADLHAGLAKSSKVLLIPDPA, encoded by the coding sequence ATGAAAGCCCTTGTGTACACCCAGCCGCATGAGATGCAGCTCCTCGATCGCCCCGAGCCGGTCGCGCAAGCGGGCGAGGTCGTGCTGAAGATCGACGCGGTCGGCATCTGCGGCTCCGACATGCACGCCTATCACGGGCACGATCCGCGTCGCAAGCCGGGCCTCGTGCTCGGACACGAATTCGCGGGCACCATCGCGCAGAGTCGCGATGCGAAGTGGCGGGAAGGAACGCGCGTGACCGGCAATCCGCTCATCACCTGCGGGACGTGCGAGTTTTGCGTGCAGGGCCGCGATAACCTGTGCGCGAATCGCACGATGGTCGGCATGACGCGTCCCGGCGCCTTCGCCGACTACATGTCGATACCGGCCGCGAGTCTCGTCGAGATTCCCGGCGACATGCCCGCGCACATTGCCGCCGCGACCGAGCCTGCCGCGACCGCGTTGCATGCGGTGAATCTCACGATGCGCGCGTTGCTGCGGCCCTTGCCCGAGTGCCGCGCGCTCGTGATCGGCGGTGGCGCGATCGGCCTGTTCTGCGCGTTGCTGCTGCGTGCGTACGGATGCCGCGACGTGACGGTGGCCGAAACCCACGCCGCGCGCCGTGCATCATGCGAGCGCGAGGCCGGTTGCAAAACGCTCGATCCGCTGGCGCAGGAAGCGCCGGAGAACCACTTCGATTTCGTGATCGATGCGGTGGGCGCCAAGGTCACGCGCGCGAGCGCACTCGCGGCGGTGAAGCCGGGCGGCGTGATCATGCACATCGGTTTGCAGGACTGGGCGAGCGAGATCGACATGCGCAAGCTCACGCTCGCGGAAATCACCCTGCTCGGCACCTACACCTACACGATGGCCGATCTGCGCGCGAGCGTCGCCGCGCTGCACGAAGGGGCGTTCGGTTCGCTGGCGTGGCTGGAGCAAAGGTCGCTCGCGCAAGGTCCGCAAGCATTTGCCGATCTGCATGCGGGCCTGGCGAAATCGAGCAAGGTTCTGCTCATTCCAGACCCGGCCTGA
- a CDS encoding MFS transporter: MLIQDSQGRGHVGTGAPSSAEDVARSGSENLRAVTVSSVLGAVIEWYDFFLYGVVAGVVLNKLYFPQTDPVISTMLAYGTFALGFVARPVGGVIFGHFGDRLGRKKMLMLTLLLMGGATVLIGLVPPYASIGIAAPLLLLACRIVQGIGLGGEWGGAVLMTYESAPVEKRGFYASLPQVGMSLGLVLASGVIAVLSFTLDEKQFLTWGWRLAFLASGVLVIVTFYMRKHVAETDDFKKAKKAHKATLPIMDVFRRYPRTVLACMGARVIDGVFFNVFGVFSIHYLTDTLHFARTTALLGVVFGALVMTFFIPFWGRVSDKVGQPVVYGTGALLAGLSAFPAFMLMAGANGSALPVWIAIIVPFGVFHAAVFGTMSSLFSEAFEPDVRYSGISFVYQFAGVFAGGLTPVAATWLTGIQSGKPWYLCLYVLAAGVLSASCCAWLARHRKSPSCERLRARELASYR; the protein is encoded by the coding sequence ATGCTGATTCAGGACAGTCAGGGACGCGGGCACGTCGGCACGGGCGCGCCTTCGTCCGCTGAAGATGTCGCGCGCAGCGGTTCGGAGAATCTGCGGGCGGTCACGGTGTCGAGCGTGCTCGGCGCGGTGATCGAATGGTACGACTTCTTCCTTTATGGGGTGGTGGCGGGCGTCGTGCTGAACAAGCTGTATTTCCCGCAGACGGACCCGGTGATCTCGACCATGCTCGCCTACGGCACGTTCGCGCTCGGCTTCGTCGCGCGGCCGGTGGGCGGCGTGATCTTCGGTCACTTCGGCGACCGGCTCGGCAGAAAGAAGATGCTGATGCTCACGTTGCTGCTGATGGGCGGCGCGACCGTCCTGATCGGCCTAGTGCCGCCGTATGCGAGCATCGGCATTGCGGCGCCGCTGTTGCTGCTTGCCTGCCGCATCGTGCAGGGTATCGGGCTCGGCGGCGAGTGGGGCGGCGCGGTCCTGATGACCTATGAGTCCGCGCCCGTCGAGAAGCGCGGCTTCTACGCGAGCCTGCCGCAGGTGGGCATGTCGCTCGGCCTCGTGCTCGCCTCGGGCGTCATCGCGGTGCTGTCGTTCACGCTCGACGAGAAGCAGTTTCTGACGTGGGGCTGGCGGCTGGCTTTCCTTGCGAGCGGCGTGCTCGTCATCGTGACCTTCTACATGCGCAAGCACGTCGCCGAAACCGACGACTTCAAGAAGGCGAAGAAAGCGCACAAGGCCACGCTGCCGATCATGGACGTGTTCCGGCGCTATCCGCGCACGGTGCTCGCATGCATGGGGGCGCGCGTGATCGATGGCGTGTTCTTCAATGTGTTCGGCGTGTTCTCGATTCACTATCTCACCGACACCTTGCACTTCGCGCGCACCACCGCGCTGCTCGGCGTGGTATTCGGCGCGCTCGTGATGACGTTCTTCATCCCGTTCTGGGGGCGCGTGTCCGACAAGGTCGGGCAGCCGGTCGTGTACGGCACGGGCGCGCTGCTGGCGGGACTCTCGGCGTTTCCTGCGTTCATGCTGATGGCGGGCGCGAACGGCTCGGCGCTGCCGGTGTGGATCGCGATCATCGTACCGTTCGGGGTGTTTCATGCTGCCGTGTTCGGCACGATGTCCTCGCTCTTTTCCGAAGCGTTCGAGCCGGATGTGCGCTACAGCGGCATCTCGTTCGTCTATCAGTTCGCAGGCGTGTTCGCGGGAGGCCTCACGCCCGTCGCGGCGACATGGCTGACCGGAATCCAGTCCGGCAAGCCGTGGTACCTGTGCCTCTACGTGCTGGCTGCGGGCGTTCTGAGCGCGTCGTGTTGTGCGTGGCTCGCGCGACATCGCAAGTCGCCTTCGTGCGAGCGCCTGCGCGCACGCGAACTCGCCAGCTATCGATAA
- a CDS encoding SDR family NAD(P)-dependent oxidoreductase, producing MNHAKLFSLEGRIALVTGGNAGIGLAMARALGHAGARVVLAARRESALRDAVASLAAQGIAADCIAGDIGSPEAARQCAGQALAANGRIDILVNAAGVNLRQPFSEVTPEAWQTQLALHLGAPFFLTQALAPQMKERRWGRIINIASLQSYRAFANSAPYGAAKGGVVQLTRAIAQEWGRHGITCNAIGPGFFPTALTASVFADEALAARHAEQTCLGRNGTLEDIDGLAVFLASDASAYISGQTIMIDGGYTAR from the coding sequence ATGAATCATGCAAAGCTGTTCAGTCTCGAAGGACGCATCGCGCTCGTGACCGGCGGCAACGCCGGCATCGGCCTCGCGATGGCGCGCGCGCTCGGGCACGCGGGCGCGCGCGTCGTGCTCGCAGCAAGGCGCGAAAGCGCGCTGCGCGACGCGGTGGCCAGTCTCGCCGCGCAGGGCATCGCGGCGGATTGCATCGCCGGGGATATCGGCAGTCCGGAAGCGGCGCGTCAATGCGCCGGGCAGGCGCTCGCGGCGAACGGGCGCATCGACATACTGGTGAATGCCGCCGGCGTGAATCTGCGCCAGCCGTTTTCCGAGGTCACGCCCGAGGCATGGCAGACGCAACTCGCGCTGCATCTCGGCGCGCCGTTCTTTCTGACCCAGGCGCTCGCACCACAAATGAAGGAACGGCGCTGGGGAAGAATCATCAACATCGCTTCGCTGCAGTCGTATCGGGCGTTTGCGAACAGCGCGCCATACGGTGCGGCGAAGGGCGGCGTGGTGCAGCTCACGCGCGCCATCGCTCAGGAATGGGGGCGTCACGGCATCACCTGCAATGCCATCGGTCCAGGCTTTTTTCCTACAGCGCTCACGGCATCCGTATTCGCCGACGAAGCGCTCGCCGCGAGGCACGCGGAACAAACCTGTCTCGGCCGCAACGGCACTCTGGAGGACATCGACGGCCTCGCCGTGTTTCTCGCAAGCGACGCGTCCGCTTACATTAGCGGTCAAACAATCATGATCGACGGCGGTTATACCGCACGCTGA
- the hisD gene encoding histidinol dehydrogenase, translated as MTVLYIKKAAKTPETETATAQRVVTEMLAEIEASGETAVRAYAAKLDRWDGEIIVSREEIERRACEVPQHIRDDIDFAVKQVRDFALAQRRSIEDFSVELHPGVTAGQRVVPVNVVGCYAPAGRYAHIASAYMGVATAKAAGVKTVIACSSPFRGGGIHPYVLYAFKAAGADVVMTLGGVQAIASMAYGLFTGKPADVVVGPGNKFVAEAKRALFGKVGIDVFAGPSEVAVIADETADPAIVASDLVGQAEHGHESPAWLFTTSKALAAEVMALVPRLIDDLPPTARDAAAAAWRDYGEVVLCDTREEVVEISDRYASEHLEVHAADLDWWLDTLTCYGSLFLGEETTVAFGDKTSGPNHVLPTKGAARYSGGLSVHKFVKTLTWQRMTRDAARRIGEVTARISRLEGMEAHARTADDRLKKYFPDEQFEKGETVQV; from the coding sequence ATGACGGTGTTGTATATCAAGAAGGCCGCCAAGACCCCGGAAACCGAAACCGCCACCGCCCAGCGGGTCGTCACGGAGATGCTGGCGGAGATCGAAGCCAGTGGCGAAACCGCCGTGCGCGCCTATGCGGCGAAGCTCGATCGCTGGGATGGAGAGATCATCGTGTCGCGTGAGGAAATCGAGCGGCGCGCGTGCGAAGTGCCGCAGCATATTCGCGACGACATCGACTTCGCGGTGAAGCAAGTGCGTGACTTCGCGCTCGCGCAGCGTCGCTCGATCGAAGATTTCTCGGTCGAGCTGCATCCGGGCGTGACAGCCGGTCAGCGTGTGGTTCCGGTGAACGTCGTCGGCTGCTATGCGCCTGCCGGGCGTTACGCGCATATCGCGTCGGCCTACATGGGTGTCGCGACGGCGAAGGCAGCCGGCGTGAAAACGGTGATTGCCTGCTCCAGCCCGTTTCGCGGCGGCGGTATTCATCCGTACGTGCTGTACGCGTTCAAGGCGGCGGGCGCGGATGTCGTGATGACGCTCGGCGGTGTCCAGGCGATCGCTTCGATGGCATATGGGCTCTTCACCGGCAAACCGGCGGATGTCGTCGTCGGTCCGGGCAACAAGTTCGTCGCGGAAGCGAAGCGCGCGTTGTTCGGCAAGGTCGGCATCGACGTATTCGCGGGTCCGTCGGAAGTCGCCGTCATCGCCGACGAGACCGCCGATCCGGCGATCGTCGCGAGCGATCTGGTCGGCCAGGCCGAACATGGCCACGAGTCGCCCGCGTGGCTTTTCACGACCTCGAAGGCGCTCGCCGCCGAAGTGATGGCGCTGGTGCCGCGTCTGATCGACGATCTGCCGCCGACCGCCCGCGACGCCGCCGCCGCCGCATGGCGCGACTATGGCGAAGTGGTCCTCTGCGACACGCGCGAGGAGGTGGTCGAGATATCGGACCGCTATGCCTCCGAGCATCTCGAAGTGCACGCCGCCGATCTCGACTGGTGGCTCGACACGCTCACCTGCTACGGCTCGCTCTTCCTGGGCGAAGAAACGACGGTCGCGTTCGGCGACAAGACGAGCGGTCCGAATCACGTCCTGCCGACCAAGGGCGCGGCGCGCTATTCCGGCGGGCTTTCCGTGCACAAGTTCGTGAAGACGCTGACGTGGCAGCGCATGACGCGCGATGCGGCCAGACGTATCGGCGAAGTCACGGCGCGCATCTCGCGTCTCGAAGGCATGGAAGCGCACGCGCGAACGGCCGACGACCGCCTGAAGAAGTACTTTCCCGACGAGCAGTTCGAAAAGGGCGAGACGGTTCAGGTTTGA
- a CDS encoding substrate-binding domain-containing protein: MTTSTQDKSPFMSNVERPRLADVAALAGVSTATVSRALSNPDVVKGPTRERILQAVARLGYVPDGAARALALGRARMVGAIVPTLDNAIFARAVQGLQSTLSSAGYQLLISSHEYSLAAETESARALLERAVDALVLVGADHAHETWELVRASRIPVLITWTNAVNAGEFLTASTPLIGFDNRLVGKLAAEHLLSLGHRTFGMISGLTRQNDRARHRVDGFRTTLADAGLRLPEANVVEQPFGFDGGRAGLKHLMQLRPRPSAVFCGNDVLALGALFEAQSMKIDVPRELSIVGCDNLPISSQITPGLSTVLLPTYELGQRAALTLLEWLASDRVPADACLPIELVVRGTSGPPPA; the protein is encoded by the coding sequence ATGACGACTTCGACCCAGGACAAAAGCCCGTTCATGAGCAACGTCGAAAGACCAAGACTCGCCGATGTCGCGGCGCTCGCGGGCGTCTCTACGGCAACCGTGTCGCGTGCGCTGTCCAACCCCGACGTGGTGAAAGGACCGACCCGCGAGCGTATTCTGCAAGCGGTTGCGCGGCTGGGCTATGTTCCCGACGGCGCCGCACGGGCGCTGGCTCTCGGCCGGGCGCGCATGGTCGGCGCGATCGTTCCGACACTCGACAACGCCATCTTCGCGCGCGCGGTGCAAGGGCTGCAAAGCACGCTCTCCAGCGCGGGCTATCAGTTGCTGATTTCATCGCACGAATACAGTCTTGCAGCGGAGACGGAAAGCGCACGCGCGCTGCTCGAACGCGCCGTCGATGCGCTCGTGCTCGTCGGCGCGGATCATGCCCATGAAACATGGGAACTCGTTCGCGCAAGCCGCATTCCGGTGCTCATCACCTGGACCAACGCCGTCAACGCCGGCGAATTCCTCACGGCTTCCACGCCGCTCATCGGCTTCGATAACCGCCTCGTCGGCAAGCTCGCGGCGGAGCATCTGCTGTCGCTCGGACATCGGACCTTCGGCATGATCTCCGGCCTCACGCGCCAGAACGACCGCGCGCGGCATCGCGTCGATGGCTTTCGCACGACGCTCGCGGACGCGGGCTTGCGCCTGCCGGAAGCCAATGTCGTCGAGCAGCCGTTCGGCTTCGATGGCGGACGCGCAGGTCTCAAGCATCTGATGCAACTCCGGCCGCGCCCGAGCGCCGTCTTTTGCGGCAACGACGTCCTCGCGCTCGGCGCGCTGTTCGAGGCGCAATCGATGAAGATCGACGTGCCGCGCGAACTGTCGATCGTCGGCTGCGACAACCTGCCGATCTCCTCGCAGATCACGCCGGGTCTTTCCACTGTCTTGCTGCCTACGTATGAACTGGGCCAGCGCGCGGCCCTCACCCTGCTCGAATGGCTCGCCTCGGATCGGGTTCCCGCCGACGCGTGCCTGCCGATCGAACTCGTGGTGCGCGGCACGAGCGGGCCGCCGCCGGCCTGA